From Pseudobdellovibrio exovorus JSS, a single genomic window includes:
- a CDS encoding type II secretion system F family protein yields MDLTNIPFLKSILQHNWLVMILVGVSVFFSIYFWADKIFTKLTNAGLSKKSDVLQYMKLMGMEVNEAKVNRMLLLSSFGVGFLFFVISWPNVSVGLFLGASAGIAGFQLPPIIFKALYERRCSVFVDQMVDALTIMGNGIKAGSNPQQSMQRVIEIMGNPVSAEFSQVITQTQFGQSFEEALNDLAARIPKADVQMFVVAVNILKETGGNLSETFTTIVTTIRERQKLEKKISAMTAQGIMQGIIVSCIPFVLMAVFYFLDPTHLEPMFGTTLGLLLLVGMLGLQIIGGVMIKKIVTIKV; encoded by the coding sequence ATGGATTTAACAAACATACCCTTCCTTAAATCAATTCTTCAGCACAACTGGCTGGTGATGATATTGGTTGGCGTTTCCGTTTTCTTCAGTATCTACTTCTGGGCAGATAAAATTTTTACTAAGCTGACCAATGCTGGGCTCAGCAAAAAATCTGATGTTTTACAGTACATGAAGTTGATGGGCATGGAAGTTAACGAAGCCAAAGTTAACCGCATGCTTTTACTTTCTAGTTTCGGCGTGGGCTTTTTATTTTTTGTTATCAGTTGGCCCAATGTTTCGGTGGGACTTTTCTTAGGTGCTTCCGCTGGTATTGCAGGCTTTCAATTGCCACCAATTATTTTTAAGGCTCTTTACGAACGCCGCTGCTCAGTTTTTGTAGATCAGATGGTGGATGCCCTAACAATCATGGGTAATGGTATTAAAGCTGGTTCAAATCCACAGCAGTCGATGCAACGAGTGATTGAGATCATGGGGAACCCTGTCAGCGCAGAGTTTTCACAAGTGATCACGCAAACGCAATTCGGTCAAAGCTTCGAAGAGGCTTTAAATGACTTAGCCGCGCGTATTCCTAAGGCCGACGTCCAGATGTTCGTCGTGGCTGTTAATATCTTAAAAGAAACTGGTGGTAACTTATCTGAAACTTTTACCACTATCGTCACCACCATTCGTGAACGCCAGAAGCTCGAGAAAAAAATATCAGCCATGACCGCACAAGGGATCATGCAGGGGATTATCGTCTCTTGTATTCCCTTTGTTTTGATGGCTGTATTTTACTTCTTAGACCCGACCCACCTAGAACCGATGTTCGGTACGACTTTGGGCTTATTGTTGCTGGTCGGTATGCTAGGTTTGCAAATAATCGGTGGAGTGATGATTAAAAAGATTGTTACTATTAAAGTGTAA
- a CDS encoding DUF6531 domain-containing protein — MKYSAALVLSLLLSYAPAHALVDMNSASYSNVWTDLQVPGNGYDLKVMRAYKSRTLFNGMFGFGWCSTFETKLEVISEGNIKISECGDGLEIVFSPREITRKDVDTTIAQIIARMKVDPKLKILSQDYWKKLSDELVENSDKRSSLAAQYKVLVPVKEGTRFLANGREVENVVFNKTHYTRNLSDGSYQRFDLQGRMTHNYDKNGNFLRFTYDQDLLTQLEDNNARKLSFRYFPNKKVRQITGPNGLTSEYKYDSKENLVWNKNAWAKTDKDVYTYEYNEFHNLTKATWPDRTSITIRYDNIKDWVVGFTDRDKCVENYKYEFSPTNAKFHYWSSVVKTCGKDVVARNRYEFWHKQLPSGQVVLSRVLTNTNGSTTDITYHDIHGKATSIKKNNDKVIFDYFPDGLIKTRESAISKVEFTHDAATKKVASVKTTVFDKGKAVSVIQTVFRYDNKGNLIYAENTDGQKINMTYDFKGRIATITDHAKKVVRIDYEERFGKPSVVTRPGLGTIHVSYKPNGEIAKVDSAEGPSVASQVASTFSNLLEVIAPATKDLYL; from the coding sequence ATGAAGTACAGTGCTGCTCTTGTTTTGTCTTTGTTGTTGTCATACGCACCCGCTCACGCGTTGGTGGATATGAACAGCGCCAGCTACTCTAACGTTTGGACGGACTTACAAGTTCCAGGCAATGGCTACGATCTAAAAGTTATGCGCGCCTATAAAAGCAGAACTTTATTTAATGGTATGTTCGGGTTCGGCTGGTGTTCTACTTTTGAAACTAAGTTAGAAGTTATTTCTGAAGGAAATATTAAAATTTCTGAGTGTGGTGATGGTTTAGAAATCGTTTTCTCTCCGCGCGAAATCACGCGTAAAGATGTCGACACAACAATTGCGCAGATTATCGCACGCATGAAGGTCGATCCTAAGCTTAAGATTTTATCTCAAGACTACTGGAAAAAGCTTTCTGATGAACTCGTTGAAAACTCAGACAAGCGTTCATCTTTAGCAGCTCAGTATAAAGTTTTAGTTCCAGTTAAAGAAGGAACTCGATTCTTAGCCAACGGACGTGAAGTGGAAAATGTTGTGTTTAACAAAACGCACTATACTCGTAACTTATCTGATGGCAGTTACCAACGCTTCGACTTACAAGGTCGCATGACTCATAACTACGATAAAAATGGAAATTTCTTACGCTTCACTTACGATCAAGACTTATTGACTCAGCTTGAAGATAATAATGCGCGTAAGCTCAGCTTCCGATACTTTCCCAACAAAAAAGTTCGCCAAATCACAGGCCCTAATGGTTTGACCTCTGAATACAAATACGATTCAAAAGAAAATTTAGTTTGGAATAAGAATGCGTGGGCCAAAACAGATAAAGATGTTTACACCTACGAATACAATGAGTTCCACAACTTAACAAAAGCCACATGGCCAGATAGAACTTCTATCACGATCCGCTACGATAACATCAAAGACTGGGTTGTAGGTTTTACTGATCGTGATAAGTGTGTCGAAAACTACAAGTATGAGTTCTCTCCGACAAATGCAAAATTTCACTATTGGTCAAGCGTAGTTAAAACCTGTGGTAAAGATGTTGTTGCACGAAATCGCTACGAGTTTTGGCACAAACAATTACCAAGTGGCCAAGTGGTGTTGTCGCGTGTGTTAACCAACACGAATGGCAGCACAACGGATATCACTTACCATGACATCCATGGCAAAGCGACTTCGATCAAAAAGAATAACGACAAAGTTATCTTTGACTACTTCCCAGATGGCCTCATCAAAACACGTGAATCTGCTATTTCAAAAGTTGAATTCACTCACGATGCTGCGACTAAAAAAGTTGCGAGCGTAAAGACGACAGTTTTCGATAAGGGCAAAGCGGTATCCGTGATTCAAACTGTTTTCCGCTACGACAATAAAGGTAACTTGATTTATGCAGAAAATACGGATGGTCAAAAAATCAATATGACCTATGACTTTAAAGGTCGTATTGCCACTATCACAGATCATGCGAAAAAAGTTGTCCGAATTGACTATGAAGAACGCTTTGGTAAACCATCTGTAGTGACACGACCGGGGTTGGGAACAATCCATGTCAGCTATAAACCCAACGGCGAAATTGCAAAGGTTGACAGCGCTGAAGGACCTTCAGTAGCGTCACAGGTAGCAAGCACATTCAGTAACTTACTGGAAGTCATCGCTCCGGCAACTAAAGACTTATATTTGTAA
- a CDS encoding ATPase, T2SS/T4P/T4SS family, producing the protein MALNPQCHLIAVLGGKGGVGKSVFAANLAAAIAMELRVPTLLVDCDSKSVGDQNIITGLKPVKTLRELANSTQSLNSTPLQQIVTPHPGGFSYLGAVRGPEEILSVSSDNLSKLFEFLSRSFKFIVVDLGNDIGPMQNTVLQDATAITIVSTPEILVVQQTQRMINELLTQALPKEMFQLILNKFNNSGLAPQVIGQHLGLAPLSLIPSDEASTAASLTNSKPFVLTNPKSPLSAAYFDIVRKLTGGVLQRLKNVQRPKPVAPPVAANTAGAADAPIANPNGYDAKTLLKLRIHSELIRTVDLKKILAEVGDNESKEKELRAKTQRDIGLIVDREAPDLPRDERQRLVKDVLEEALGLGPLEDMLADPSISEIMVNGANRIFIEKGGKVQLSGIKFTSNDHLRRIIERIVTPLGRQINNATPYVDARLKDGSRVNAVIEPLSLDGPALTIRKFKKGGISAEKYIEFGSATKNMLDFLRISVEYGYNVVISGGTGSGKTSLLNMISQFIPAHERVITVEDAAELQLMQEHVVRLETRPPSMEGSNAVTIRDLIRNALRMRPDRIVVGETRDGAALDMLQAMNTGHDGSMTTTHANSPRECLARLETLVMMSGLELPVRAIREQIAGAVDLIVQIVRLSDGSRKIISITEVVGMQGDVITLAEIFKFKETGYDKNRRVLGQFQSTGTVPTFVQEIKDKGGHIPMEIFSNEAPKTTPPKPTGPATQTTTKPATPNTVVKKVG; encoded by the coding sequence TTGGCTTTAAATCCCCAATGTCATCTTATCGCAGTTCTTGGCGGTAAAGGCGGAGTCGGCAAATCAGTATTTGCTGCCAACCTCGCTGCAGCTATCGCTATGGAGCTTCGCGTGCCGACATTGTTGGTGGATTGCGACTCTAAGAGTGTGGGCGATCAAAATATTATCACGGGTTTGAAACCAGTTAAAACTCTACGTGAATTAGCGAACTCAACACAGTCATTGAACTCGACACCGCTTCAGCAGATTGTGACTCCGCACCCAGGTGGATTTTCTTACCTCGGCGCCGTACGCGGACCAGAAGAAATTCTTTCTGTGTCTTCGGATAACTTATCAAAACTTTTCGAATTCCTTTCACGCTCTTTCAAATTTATTGTTGTGGATTTAGGAAATGATATCGGCCCCATGCAAAATACTGTTTTGCAAGATGCAACAGCCATCACCATTGTATCAACGCCAGAAATTCTAGTGGTGCAACAGACACAAAGAATGATTAACGAGCTGCTGACTCAGGCTCTTCCGAAAGAGATGTTTCAGCTTATTCTGAACAAGTTTAACAATTCAGGATTAGCTCCACAGGTGATCGGGCAACATTTAGGCTTAGCTCCTTTAAGTTTAATCCCGTCCGATGAAGCCTCTACAGCCGCATCATTAACAAATTCAAAACCTTTTGTTCTGACAAATCCTAAGTCACCGCTTTCTGCTGCGTACTTTGATATTGTTAGAAAACTCACAGGTGGCGTTTTACAACGTCTTAAAAATGTTCAAAGGCCAAAACCAGTGGCTCCACCTGTTGCAGCTAATACTGCTGGAGCAGCAGATGCACCGATTGCCAACCCTAATGGCTACGATGCGAAGACACTTTTAAAATTACGTATACACTCTGAATTGATTCGCACAGTGGACTTGAAAAAAATTCTAGCTGAAGTTGGCGACAACGAAAGTAAAGAAAAAGAACTCCGTGCAAAAACTCAACGCGATATCGGTTTAATTGTCGATCGCGAGGCTCCGGACCTGCCGCGTGATGAAAGACAGCGTCTGGTTAAAGATGTCCTTGAAGAGGCCCTTGGATTGGGACCACTTGAGGATATGTTGGCTGACCCGTCTATTTCCGAAATCATGGTCAATGGTGCTAATCGTATCTTTATTGAAAAGGGTGGTAAGGTTCAGCTCAGTGGAATTAAATTCACATCGAACGATCACTTACGCCGTATTATCGAGCGAATCGTGACACCACTTGGACGTCAAATTAACAATGCGACACCTTATGTGGATGCCCGCTTAAAAGATGGAAGTCGTGTGAATGCCGTCATCGAACCGCTGTCTCTTGATGGGCCGGCATTGACCATTCGTAAATTTAAAAAAGGTGGGATCTCGGCAGAAAAATATATCGAGTTCGGAAGTGCCACCAAAAATATGTTGGATTTCTTACGTATATCGGTTGAGTACGGCTATAACGTCGTCATCAGTGGCGGTACCGGTTCCGGTAAAACATCCCTACTGAATATGATCTCGCAATTTATCCCTGCTCACGAACGTGTGATCACTGTGGAAGATGCCGCCGAATTACAATTAATGCAAGAGCACGTGGTGCGCCTAGAAACACGTCCACCTTCAATGGAAGGATCAAATGCAGTAACGATTCGCGATCTTATTCGCAATGCCTTACGTATGCGTCCAGATCGTATCGTTGTCGGGGAAACCCGTGATGGTGCGGCCTTAGATATGTTACAGGCTATGAATACGGGTCACGATGGCTCTATGACGACGACCCATGCGAATTCTCCGCGTGAGTGTTTGGCTCGTTTAGAAACTCTCGTGATGATGTCAGGACTTGAATTACCTGTACGCGCAATTCGCGAACAGATTGCTGGCGCTGTTGATCTGATCGTTCAGATTGTACGTCTTTCCGATGGTAGTCGTAAGATTATCAGCATCACTGAGGTTGTCGGTATGCAAGGTGATGTGATCACTCTAGCCGAAATTTTTAAATTTAAAGAAACAGGCTATGACAAGAACAGACGCGTTTTAGGACAATTTCAGTCTACGGGTACTGTTCCTACATTTGTACAAGAGATTAAAGATAAAGGTGGCCACATTCCAATGGAGATTTTCTCGAATGAAGCTCCGAAGACAACTCCACCTAAACCGACAGGCCCTGCGACTCAAACTACCACAAAACCTGCAACACCGAACACTGTGGTAAAAAAAGTAGGTTAA
- a CDS encoding response regulator transcription factor has protein sequence MSIKCLVVEEAAFIRQIYRLNLHGVNGVEIVAEARDGVEALRLISEIQPDMVLLELVLPLKSGLDVLKSLHGVSPRTQVIVISSLDDESLRVQAKALGAHAYLTKPFTRSQLLGAVEEICQHYAGVQNG, from the coding sequence ATGAGTATTAAATGTTTGGTTGTTGAAGAAGCCGCCTTTATCCGACAAATTTATCGTCTTAATTTGCATGGAGTAAATGGTGTCGAGATCGTGGCAGAAGCACGTGATGGTGTGGAAGCTCTACGATTGATTTCAGAGATTCAGCCAGACATGGTTTTGCTAGAACTTGTTCTGCCTTTAAAAAGCGGCCTTGATGTTTTGAAATCCCTCCATGGCGTTTCACCAAGAACACAAGTCATCGTGATCTCATCGTTAGATGACGAGTCTCTTCGTGTTCAGGCAAAGGCTTTGGGGGCCCATGCGTATTTAACAAAGCCATTTACTCGCTCGCAATTACTTGGTGCTGTAGAGGAAATCTGCCAGCACTACGCCGGAGTCCAAAATGGATGA